A segment of the Corylus avellana chromosome ca2, CavTom2PMs-1.0 genome:
ATATTCAAGTAGCTAGGTAGACTTGATCATGCATACCAGAACTCGAAATTCTGTTGAGGAGTCCGCGTCTGCGCACAGCTTCAAAAGATGAAGGGTTGCATGAGAGAAGCTGAAGTGCGGTCATACCATCTTCGTCTCTTTCATCAATTATATGTCCGAATTGTTTAGCTATTTCCAGAGCCAAACCtatttaggcttttttttttttttaataaaaatcataCACAAATTGAAACGAACAAATGAAAAATTCACATAAATAGAAATAGGACTAACTGAAGTGGTGAGCAAGGATGGCGATGTGAAGAATAGTGGTCTTGTCATTCCTCTGAATAAATGGTTGCTGGCTGGCTTCATCATCTCTCGATATTTTATCTGCCAGAAAGTTGAAGATGTCAGTCTTGCCATAGCGGGCTGCCCGAAAGAGTGCGGTTTCTCCAAGTTTGTTGGTCTTGCTCAACAACTCTGGGTCTTTCTCCAACATCTTCTTCGCTATCTCGACCGAGTTGTCTTGGTCGAGAGTAGCTGCCTCGTGAAGCATATTGTTGCCAGTATTGTTTGGGCAGGTGATTTTGTGGAGAAGGTGGTGAGGCAAGGCATCGAGAAGACTGAGTACCAGGTTACCTTGTTTGGCGTAAGTGGCCTTGTGGAGCACTGTGTCGTTGTGTATGGTTAGTATGTGCAGTGAATGGTCATCAATACCTTCACAGAGTCGTATCACCTTGTCAGCCTCTTCGTTCAGCAGAGCTCTGTACAGCTCTCCGTTTAATTCATGATCTTTAGCGACATCCTTGGAAGCCGTGATGATCAGTTGAAGCGTTAAAAGAGAATGAAAGTAAAGAGATTGATATATTGGATTCAATCGGCTAGCTAGCTAGGAATTTATGCtcacaaaagaagaagaaaaaaggctAAGAATCTATTCTTTTGgaaaacagaaaagattcatgATATAGATAATTGGGCCAAACTTCATATATTTATTTCCCAATATATAGTCCTCTCTAGAGTGTTAAAGAAcaacgatttttttaaaaaaagttagacAAGAATTTTCACTTTAAGAACATTAGAGATTGGTGATTGCCGAACGCATGCACTTCAAAAGTATATCATAAGCACGTGGAACATGCTAAGACGAAacgattaatatttttttttcttaaattttgcgTTGTACAATACTTTGCAccaatcattttattttatcttttgacaACTTTATGCTTGTTTCAACTGGGGTATTCACAGAGTTGCAATTACCCATCTTGAATTTCTCTAAAATCTCCCCCatgtacttcttttgggatatGAAAATTCCATCATGTTGTTGCTTCACTTCAACACCAAGGAAGTAGGACATCAACCCGTTGTCTGTCATCTCAAACTCCTTAAACATTGATTGCTTGAATTCCTTGAACATTTCACCACTATTTCCTGTATATAACAGATCATCAACATATAGGCAAATGATTAGAAATTCACCACGAtggtttttcttcatataaacAGCATGCTCATATGGACATTTAGTGAAGCCATTATGATGAAGGTAATTATCAATGCATGCGTTCCAAGCTTTTGGTGCCTGCTTTAAGCCATATAACGCCTTCTTAAGGCGGTACACCTtgctttcttctccttccattATAAAGCCTTCCAATTGTTGTACGTACACCTCTTCTTCAAGGATGCCATTGAGAAAGACTGACTTGACATCAAGTTGGTATATCTTCCAATTGTGATGAGCGGCAAGTGCGATCAACAATCTCACTGTGTCAAGTCTCGCAACTGGTGCAAAGACCTCTTCATAGTCGATGCCATACTTTTGTTTGTAGCCTTTAGCTACAAGTCTTGCCTTATATCGAGAAACTTCACCTTCTGCAGTgcgtttgatcttgtacacccACTTGACACCAATAGCCTTATGGTTTGATGGGAGTGTTGTCAACTCCCAAGTATCATTCTTTTGAATACAATAAAGGCAGctgatttttctttaagaaaataaacccaAAGTTTTCTGCTAAAGTTATCAATGAAGGTAATAAAGTATCTATTATCTCCTAAGGACATGGGCTCTATTGGTCCACATATGTCGGTATGAACCAGTTGCAATGGTGATGTTGCTCTCCAAGATTTGCTACTGGAAAAAGGAAGTCGTGCCCACTTGCCAAGTATACATCCTTCACAAACGTTGCTTGGTGGCTTGATCACTGGTAACCCATGCACCATGCCAAATGAAGATAATAGCTTTAGGCCCCTGAAATGTAGATGGCCAAAGCGAAGATGCCACTTCCATGACTCACTTTCCTTGAGTCCATAGAAGCACTTCTCAAACTTTGTGTTAAGATGTAACAGGAACATGCGATTCTTGGTCATTGGAACACGAGCCACAATTCCTCCACGTGTATCTCTCAAAATGAGAGAGTAGTTCTCCATATGTATGGTGTACCCCTTCTCGAGCAACTGCCCAATGCTAAGAATATTGCTTTTCATATTAGGCACATCATAAACATCAGAAATGTACCCTTTCTTACCATCATTTTGATAGATTTTTATCTTCCCTTTGCCTTCAACTAAGAGTTTGGTGGAGTCTCCCAAGTTTACTTTTCCACGAACTCCTTCTGTGAGTTCTACGAACAGATCTTTCTTCCCACACATATGATTGCTTGCGCCAGAATCGAGGTACCAGACCTCATCTTGTGAATCTGAATCATCATGAGCGAGAAGTAAAATATAATCACTACGAACCTCATTTGTTGCTTCTGCAACATTGGCTTGTTCATCATCTTTATGCCAACAATCCGAGGCATAGTGTCCAAACTTCTTGCAGTTGTAGAATGGATATTCTTGGAGTTTCCACGTCCATATGTGGATCTTCCTCTTCTTCGGTAACCTCCTCGTCCTCGACCTCTGAAGCTTTGAGTCTCATGTTGACTTTGACGTGGTTGTTGGAAAATACCACGCCCCCGGCCTCAACCACGACCACTGTAGGAGCTGAATTTGCCTTGATCATTTAGAGTCAGTTTTGACTCTAGTGCTTGTTCTAATATGCTAGAACTAGCATTCTTCTGCATCCTTCGCTCATGTACTTGTAATGAACTCAACAACTCCTCAATTGTTAGCTTTTCCAAGTCCTTAGACTCTTCGATAGCTAAAAACTACATGTTCAAATTTAGAGGAAAGGGATCGAAGTACCTTTTCGACGACTCGGATGTCATCGACCTTCGcattgtttcttttcaaaccaTTCACGATTACCAGCAATCGTGAGAAATAATCGGACACCGATTCTCCATCCTTCATGTGAAGAGCCTCGAACTCACCCCGTAATGATTGGAGACGGACCTGTTTCACCCGTTCGTCTCCTTTGAAGATGGAAGCTAGAATCTCCCATGCTTGTTTACTTGTCATTGCTTCGGCAACTTTCTCGAAGGTAGACTCGTCCAATGCTTGATAGAGTAAAAACAAGGCCTTTTTATCCTTCTTCCTTTGCTCCTTAAGAGTCTTCTTCTCATCTGCTGTGTATTCAGCTTCCTCCTCCTCAGTGGGTTCTGTAAATCCGTCGGTAATGACTTCCCACAGATATATTAGGTCAATGTTCCAATCACATGATATTTTACTGTTTGTTAATCTAAGGGCACGGTATCTACACCTTAaattattgatctccctaagcaatgaattaagTATGGtatctactttaattcttttcttccctaaaggatttagcattgtatctactaagttgttttctaggaaaacataattctatggCGATCGATAAACACATGAATCCTAGGGCATAGTATCTACTCctatttttcatgttgattaagtCAAGAACCCAAGGTTAagttcttttgttactttattaagctcaagatttggtcatctaaattgacttaactaACGGATTCCATTCTCATGTAAATAATGGTGAGACACCATCACAAGGGGTAGGCATAATCAAGTAAAAGACGCTAATATTATACTTAAccagacatgattagggcttcaatctagccctaacaattgtttagttacacataatgaaactaaaactaaaaagaaaagggaaagaNNNNNNNNNNNNNNNNNNNNNNNNNNNNNNNNNNNNNNNNNNNNNNNNNNNNNNNNNNNNNNNNNNNNNNNNNNNNNNNNNNNNNNNNNNNNNNNNNNNNagggttaaataccttattcacccttggggtttcacaactttattttttgaccttacgattttttttttttgatcacAGGAAATCCCTATGATTTGCCTAAACACCGAGATGGTCATTCTATCCATCTGCCGTTAGTGGACTTAACGGAAATCCATGTCACTGACTTGAGGACCAATTACATTTCGACATGTGTCCTAAttgccaaatcatcaaatatgacTGGATTATTAATTTGCCacgtaataattttttttttacaatcaaaatatatttattttattttattgtacaGAAACAACAATCTGTCGTGAAAATTAtttcacacaaaaaaacaaTCTCAAACCCATTCAACTAGAAATCCCCATCTCTGGTGAAATCCCAAACGCCATCTTCCCCAACCGGCCTCCAGCCACAACCAACTCACGCTCTCCAGCGACGATGCTTTCCGTTTCTCCGGCGACGATGCTTCCCCCATTCTCCATTCAGACCCTAAACCCTCAATCCGACGAATCCACTCTCTGGCCAACACACCGATCTTCCCCAAGCCGAAGAACCCACGATCCGACGAACCCACCGAACCATGCAAACATTGATGAAGCGGCCCGATCTGGTACCCAGAGTCGACAACGTTTTGATGGCATCAAGTCAAATGCAGGTTTCGAAAGGAAATAAAGTTATCCGCAGCTTTGAGAACGTatgttctacaaaaaaaaaaaaaaaaatgcctattttacaattttttttttttttggtcgttCTTAATGCGTGATCATAATTCTTCCCTTGAAGCAGCTGTAATGGCACTTATGATTTCTGTCAAGGTATTCAGTCGCTTGTGTCGTTTGATTGA
Coding sequences within it:
- the LOC132170153 gene encoding uncharacterized protein LOC132170153 → MRSDVAKDHELNGELYRALLNEEADKVIRLCEGIDDHSLHILTIHNDTVLHKATYAKQGNLVLSLLDALPHHLLHKITCPNNTGNNMLHEAATLDQDNSVEIAKKMLEKDPELLSKTNKLGETALFRAARYGKTDIFNFLADKISRDDEASQQPFIQRNDKTTILHIAILAHHFS